A stretch of the Desulforamulus ferrireducens genome encodes the following:
- the hpsG gene encoding (2S)-3-sulfopropanediol dehydratase, translating to MTTCCVLSPHEQRIQEEMLGKDDFKKGRERIYKILESFQGQRPIIDVERAKYFTESMKQTEGEPLVLRWSKALLHIAQNMTVYIDDHNLLVGRGGQPGRYGMLFPELDGDFLDVAIEQLPSRVESPFNISQSDADIVINEIAPYWKGKTFHEKLAESLPEDTLKLTYDPNDILKSRFIVNETASFRSSIQWVHDYERVLKRGFKGIKEEAQAKLAALDPNSPVANMEKKPFLQAVINVCDAIVLWANRHADLAAELAEKETDATRKQELLEIAEICRWVPENPARNFREAMQSQWFTQMFSRIEQKTGTIISNGRMDQYLYPYYKKDIEAGILTEEKAIELLECMWVAMAQFIDLYVSPTGGAFNEGYAHWEAVTIGGQTPDGRDATNELTYLFLRSKQEFPLNYPDLAARIHARAPERYMHEVALTIKEGSGFPKLINDEEVIPLLLSKGATFEEAYDYAVSGCSEARMPNRDTFTSGCAYINFASAVEMVLYNGKTLLTGDEVIGLETGDPRNFKTWEEFWNAYTAQTTNFLKHAFIQQHVIINLRPKHFATPLGSSLHDLCMEHCLDLHTPVIPGGIDMGYFELIGYGTVVDSLVAIKKLVFEDKKLTMDEVIEALKCNFEGKEAIRQMLLNAPKYGNNDPYADEIARAVDRQALEFTRKYSKELGVHLDLRLVPFTSHVPFGKVVSATPNGRKAYTPLADGSSASHGCDVNGPTAVLLSNFNSKNYDYRERASRLLNIKFTPSCVAGEEGTQKLVSFIRTWCDLRLWHLQFNIINKETLLKAKKDPDKYRGLIVRVAGYSAYFCDLSPDLQDDIIARTEHDTI from the coding sequence ATGACAACCTGTTGTGTGCTATCCCCCCACGAACAAAGAATTCAGGAAGAAATGCTGGGCAAAGACGACTTTAAAAAGGGTAGAGAACGTATCTACAAGATTCTGGAAAGCTTCCAAGGCCAACGTCCCATTATTGATGTGGAAAGAGCTAAATACTTTACCGAATCCATGAAGCAAACCGAAGGTGAACCCTTAGTACTAAGATGGTCCAAGGCTCTGCTGCACATTGCCCAAAATATGACTGTTTATATTGACGACCACAACCTGCTGGTAGGCAGAGGAGGTCAGCCCGGTCGTTATGGCATGCTGTTTCCTGAGTTAGACGGGGATTTCCTGGATGTTGCCATTGAACAACTACCCAGCCGGGTGGAATCACCCTTTAACATCAGCCAGAGTGATGCAGATATCGTCATCAATGAAATTGCTCCCTACTGGAAAGGCAAAACCTTCCACGAAAAATTAGCCGAGTCCCTGCCCGAAGATACTCTTAAGTTGACCTACGATCCCAATGATATTTTGAAATCCAGATTTATCGTTAACGAAACCGCCTCCTTCCGTTCCTCCATTCAGTGGGTACACGATTATGAGAGAGTGCTCAAGAGAGGTTTTAAAGGCATTAAAGAAGAGGCTCAGGCCAAGCTGGCCGCGCTGGATCCCAACAGCCCTGTGGCAAACATGGAAAAGAAACCTTTCCTGCAAGCAGTTATTAACGTTTGTGATGCCATCGTGCTGTGGGCCAACAGACATGCTGATTTAGCTGCTGAACTGGCAGAAAAAGAAACCGATGCCACCAGAAAGCAAGAATTACTGGAAATTGCTGAAATTTGCCGTTGGGTACCGGAAAACCCTGCCCGAAACTTCCGGGAAGCTATGCAATCCCAGTGGTTTACCCAGATGTTCTCCAGAATTGAGCAAAAGACCGGTACCATTATCTCCAACGGCCGGATGGATCAGTACTTATATCCCTACTATAAAAAAGACATCGAAGCAGGCATCCTGACTGAAGAAAAAGCCATTGAACTGCTGGAATGCATGTGGGTTGCCATGGCGCAGTTCATTGATCTCTATGTATCCCCCACCGGCGGTGCCTTTAACGAAGGCTATGCCCACTGGGAAGCTGTTACCATTGGTGGACAAACACCCGATGGCCGTGATGCAACCAACGAACTAACCTATTTATTCTTAAGATCTAAGCAGGAATTCCCCTTAAACTACCCTGACCTGGCTGCCCGTATCCATGCCCGTGCTCCCGAGCGTTATATGCATGAAGTGGCTCTAACCATTAAAGAAGGTTCCGGCTTCCCCAAACTAATTAACGATGAAGAGGTAATTCCTCTGCTGTTATCCAAGGGCGCTACCTTTGAGGAAGCTTACGATTATGCCGTATCTGGCTGCTCCGAGGCCAGAATGCCCAACAGAGATACCTTCACCAGCGGCTGTGCCTATATCAACTTTGCTTCCGCCGTGGAAATGGTTCTTTATAATGGGAAAACCCTGCTCACCGGGGACGAAGTGATTGGTCTGGAAACCGGCGATCCCAGAAACTTTAAGACTTGGGAAGAGTTCTGGAACGCTTACACTGCCCAAACCACTAATTTCTTAAAGCATGCCTTTATCCAGCAACACGTAATTATTAATCTACGTCCCAAGCACTTTGCCACACCCCTGGGTTCCTCCCTGCATGATCTTTGCATGGAACATTGCTTAGACCTGCATACCCCCGTAATTCCCGGTGGTATCGATATGGGTTATTTCGAATTAATTGGTTACGGAACTGTTGTGGATTCCCTGGTTGCCATTAAGAAGTTGGTCTTTGAAGATAAGAAATTAACCATGGATGAAGTAATCGAGGCCCTGAAATGCAACTTTGAGGGTAAAGAGGCCATCAGACAAATGCTTTTAAATGCTCCCAAATATGGCAACAACGATCCCTATGCTGATGAAATTGCCAGAGCAGTGGATAGACAAGCCCTGGAATTTACCCGCAAATACTCCAAGGAACTGGGTGTTCACCTTGACCTGAGATTAGTACCCTTTACATCCCACGTTCCCTTTGGTAAAGTAGTTAGTGCGACTCCGAACGGCAGAAAGGCCTATACCCCACTGGCAGACGGTTCCTCCGCCTCCCACGGTTGCGATGTCAACGGCCCCACTGCAGTCTTGCTGTCGAACTTTAACTCTAAGAACTACGACTATCGTGAGCGTGCCTCCCGCTTACTCAACATTAAATTTACTCCTTCCTGTGTGGCCGGTGAGGAAGGGACACAGAAACTGGTTTCCTTCATTAGAACTTGGTGCGACTTAAGACTCTGGCACCTGCAATTCAACATTATTAATAAGGAAACCTTGCTGAAGGCTAAAAAGGATCCTGACAAGTATCGCGGTCTGATTGTGCGGGTGGCTGGCTACAGTGCTTACTTCTGCGACCTGTCTCCCGATTTGCAAGACGACATCATTGCCAGAACCGAGCATGATACCATCTAA
- the hpsH gene encoding (2S)-3-sulfopropanediol dehydratase activating enzyme has protein sequence MTEANTPKTKKDGIVFNIQRYSVHDGPGIRTIVFLKGCPLRCQWCANPESQQRQPELAYNDNKCIGTEECFYCFKACPVGAIQKKAEKIQVDRELCTNCGSCAASCPSQALNMYGKSMSAKEVLDTVEQDSIFYSRSGGGMTLSGGEPLSQADFATELLKEAKRRRINTTIETCGYADWEKLEQVCAYVDNILYDIKSMHPVKHQAFTGVSNERILENLKKLYSSFPNKAITVRTPVIPGFNDTEQDILAILDFIADMPGVHYELLGYHRLGEPKYNYLGKDYLLSGIMPLAQNRLAALKQLVQEHFNSR, from the coding sequence ATGACTGAAGCAAATACGCCTAAAACTAAAAAGGATGGCATCGTTTTTAATATTCAGCGCTATTCGGTACATGATGGTCCGGGGATTAGAACCATTGTGTTTTTAAAGGGCTGTCCTTTAAGATGCCAGTGGTGCGCCAATCCGGAATCCCAGCAAAGGCAGCCTGAACTGGCCTATAACGATAATAAATGTATAGGCACCGAGGAATGCTTCTATTGTTTTAAGGCTTGCCCGGTGGGGGCCATACAAAAAAAGGCAGAGAAAATCCAAGTCGACCGGGAGCTTTGTACAAATTGTGGTTCCTGTGCGGCCAGTTGTCCTTCCCAAGCACTAAATATGTATGGTAAATCCATGAGTGCAAAGGAAGTGCTGGATACAGTTGAGCAAGACAGTATTTTCTATTCCAGATCCGGCGGCGGCATGACCCTCAGCGGCGGCGAGCCTCTGTCACAAGCGGATTTTGCCACTGAGTTACTCAAAGAAGCCAAACGCAGAAGGATTAACACCACCATTGAGACCTGCGGTTATGCCGACTGGGAGAAACTAGAGCAGGTATGTGCCTATGTAGATAATATCCTGTACGATATCAAAAGTATGCACCCGGTCAAACACCAGGCCTTTACCGGTGTAAGTAATGAAAGAATATTAGAGAATTTAAAGAAGCTGTACAGCAGCTTCCCCAACAAAGCCATTACAGTAAGAACCCCGGTTATACCTGGCTTTAATGATACAGAACAGGATATTTTAGCTATCCTGGACTTTATTGCGGATATGCCCGGTGTTCACTATGAACTGTTAGGATATCACCGCTTGGGGGAACCTAAGTACAACTATTTGGGTAAGGATTATTTATTAAGCGGTATTATGCCTCTGGCTCAAAACCGCCTGGCAGCCCTCAAGCAACTGGTGCAAGAGCATTTTAACAGCAGATAA
- a CDS encoding DsrE family protein: MYQVLFHVSDNETWPKAVTNIENFLKDVGPSGATIEVVANAAAVMTYYNQEKAELLERMQQLAAIGVKFTACRNALRAHQLDEQAKPDFVEVVPGGITEIVAKQAAGYLYIKP; encoded by the coding sequence GTGTATCAAGTATTATTTCACGTATCCGATAACGAAACCTGGCCCAAAGCAGTAACTAACATCGAGAATTTTTTAAAGGATGTCGGGCCGAGTGGGGCGACAATTGAAGTGGTGGCTAACGCTGCAGCGGTAATGACCTATTACAACCAGGAAAAGGCAGAGTTGCTGGAACGTATGCAACAGCTTGCTGCCATAGGTGTTAAATTTACCGCCTGCAGAAATGCCCTCAGGGCCCATCAATTAGATGAGCAGGCCAAACCTGATTTTGTCGAGGTGGTACCCGGTGGGATTACTGAGATTGTAGCCAAACAAGCTGCCGGTTATTTGTATATTAAACCCTAG
- a CDS encoding sulfite exporter TauE/SafE family protein, whose translation MTEWIFAGLIVFVASVSQAAIGFGFAVVATPFLLLVFNSRDVIQMSIILSFLIAVILTPRIKDQINYDMLKRLIIGSIIGVPIGLVFFAYVSLGVLKFSVSIVILTLTFFLVSRWFKEKSFEVGKDPVPFSTSLVNWLKEPEQRNELLVGLCAGALTTSIGMPGVPLALYFAMNNTRKDVVRSTTLAFFIVVYIFSMVTQALTVKISLPVIISSAYLAPAAVAGVYLGHILFDKIDQRMFQICTNIILIITGFYMLIKSF comes from the coding sequence GTGACTGAATGGATTTTTGCGGGACTAATCGTCTTTGTGGCTTCTGTATCACAGGCGGCCATAGGTTTTGGGTTTGCTGTGGTGGCAACCCCCTTTTTGTTGCTGGTTTTTAATTCTCGCGATGTTATCCAGATGAGCATCATCCTGTCCTTCTTGATTGCCGTTATTTTAACACCGCGCATTAAAGACCAGATAAACTATGATATGTTGAAAAGACTTATAATTGGCAGTATAATCGGGGTTCCCATAGGGCTAGTCTTTTTTGCCTATGTAAGTTTAGGTGTTTTAAAATTTTCCGTCAGTATTGTCATTCTCACCCTCACCTTTTTTTTGGTTTCCAGATGGTTCAAGGAAAAAAGCTTTGAGGTGGGTAAGGACCCGGTGCCCTTTAGTACCTCTTTGGTCAACTGGTTAAAGGAACCGGAGCAACGCAATGAGCTGTTGGTTGGCCTGTGCGCCGGGGCCCTCACCACCAGCATTGGTATGCCAGGGGTGCCGCTGGCATTATATTTTGCCATGAACAACACCCGCAAAGATGTGGTGAGAAGTACCACCCTGGCTTTCTTTATTGTGGTTTATATCTTCAGCATGGTTACCCAGGCTCTAACGGTAAAAATTAGCTTACCGGTGATCATATCTTCCGCTTATCTTGCTCCTGCCGCGGTTGCCGGCGTATATTTGGGGCATATTTTGTTTGATAAAATAGATCAGAGAATGTTTCAGATTTGTACTAACATCATTCTGATTATTACGGGCTTTTATATGCTGATTAAAAGCTTTTAG
- a CDS encoding DeoR/GlpR family DNA-binding transcription regulator produces MITERQNKIRSLLQEHGHLTVADLALRFGVSEMTIRRDLKALAALGMVQREHGGAIWPQSQPNNGFLSRLGEAKQEKAAIGRLAASLIEEGETIILDAGTTTLAIAQAINKPCVAITNSLPIASVLSARDEITVLVTGGEVRGSTQALVGPMARASLSGFNADKVFLAATGVSLERGLSTNNMLESEVKQVMLVAARQAILVAHSKKFSQVYYHTFAHWDKVHTVITDAGLPQEKRQELERLGVNVLIASG; encoded by the coding sequence ATGATCACAGAACGTCAAAATAAAATTCGTTCATTATTACAAGAACACGGCCATCTGACAGTTGCTGACTTGGCCCTGCGTTTTGGCGTTTCCGAAATGACCATTCGTCGTGATCTGAAAGCCTTGGCTGCTCTGGGGATGGTACAGCGTGAACACGGTGGAGCCATTTGGCCTCAATCCCAGCCAAATAACGGCTTTTTATCACGTCTGGGAGAGGCCAAACAGGAAAAGGCTGCCATTGGCCGCTTGGCTGCCAGTCTAATCGAAGAGGGAGAAACCATTATCCTGGATGCAGGAACTACTACCTTGGCCATTGCCCAGGCGATCAACAAGCCCTGTGTGGCTATCACCAACTCCCTGCCCATCGCCTCGGTGTTGTCTGCCAGAGACGAGATAACTGTTTTAGTAACAGGAGGGGAGGTTCGTGGCTCTACCCAGGCTTTGGTAGGTCCCATGGCCAGGGCTAGCCTAAGTGGCTTTAATGCTGACAAGGTATTTCTTGCTGCCACGGGAGTGAGTCTTGAACGGGGCTTGTCCACTAACAATATGTTAGAGTCGGAAGTAAAACAAGTTATGCTGGTAGCTGCCCGTCAAGCTATTCTGGTGGCCCATAGTAAAAAATTTAGCCAGGTCTACTATCATACCTTTGCCCACTGGGATAAGGTACATACCGTAATTACCGATGCCGGCTTACCCCAGGAGAAACGCCAGGAGCTAGAAAGGTTAGGGGTAAATGTACTCATTGCCTCTGGTTAG
- the gap gene encoding type I glyceraldehyde-3-phosphate dehydrogenase translates to MIRMAINGFGRIGRNVLRAMLKRGLVKTDSPVEIVAVNDLTDPQTLAHLLKYDSVHGEIDADIACTENTLLVNDREIKVFAETDPAKLPWGQLGVDIVIESTGRFTKGPDAAKHLEAGAKKVIISAPGKEVDATIVMGVNDHTYDPATHHIISNASCTTNCLAPFAKVLHEQFGIVKGLMTTVHSYTNDQRILDLPHKDLRRARAAGQSIIPTTTGAAKAVALVLPELKGKLNGFAMRVPTPNVSVVDLVVEVAKPTTAEEVNAALKEAAEGSLKGILAFSSLPLVSKDFNGNPNSSIIDGLSTMVIEGNLVKVVAWYDNEWGYSNRVLDLAQMLAAKGF, encoded by the coding sequence ATGATTAGAATGGCGATTAATGGTTTTGGACGTATTGGGAGAAATGTACTGAGAGCCATGCTGAAAAGGGGCTTGGTTAAGACCGATTCCCCGGTGGAAATTGTGGCAGTAAATGATTTGACAGATCCACAGACCTTGGCTCATCTGCTGAAATACGACTCTGTACATGGTGAGATTGACGCGGATATAGCTTGTACCGAAAATACCCTGTTGGTTAATGACCGGGAAATTAAAGTTTTCGCCGAAACCGATCCGGCTAAACTGCCCTGGGGCCAACTGGGAGTGGATATTGTAATAGAATCCACCGGTAGGTTTACCAAAGGTCCTGATGCGGCTAAACACCTGGAGGCAGGGGCTAAAAAGGTAATTATTTCCGCACCGGGCAAAGAAGTTGACGCTACCATTGTAATGGGTGTTAACGATCATACCTATGATCCTGCCACTCACCACATCATTTCTAATGCTTCTTGTACCACCAACTGTCTGGCCCCCTTTGCCAAAGTGCTGCATGAACAGTTTGGGATTGTCAAAGGTTTAATGACCACCGTTCACTCCTATACCAACGATCAGAGAATTTTGGATTTACCCCATAAGGATCTGCGCCGGGCCCGTGCCGCTGGACAATCCATCATTCCCACCACCACCGGTGCCGCTAAAGCAGTGGCTCTGGTATTACCGGAATTAAAAGGTAAATTAAATGGTTTTGCTATGCGGGTGCCAACCCCCAATGTATCTGTGGTGGATTTAGTTGTGGAGGTGGCCAAACCTACCACGGCGGAAGAGGTCAACGCTGCTTTAAAGGAGGCTGCCGAGGGTTCCCTCAAGGGGATTTTGGCCTTTAGCTCTTTGCCGCTGGTTTCCAAAGATTTTAACGGCAACCCCAACTCTTCCATTATTGATGGTTTGTCCACCATGGTTATTGAAGGCAATCTGGTAAAAGTGGTTGCCTGGTATGACAACGAGTGGGGTTACTCTAACCGTGTCTTAGATCTGGCTCAGATGTTGGCGGCCAAGGGCTTCTAA
- a CDS encoding FAD-dependent oxidoreductase: MTKTNKTGAVLVVGSGIAGIQASLDLAESGYYVYLVEKEAAIGGTMPMLDKTFPTNDCSMCILSPKLVDCGRHLNINTLTNTEVTGIEGEPGNFKVTLKTKARYVDLDKCTGCGSCADACPVKVDDEFNQGLGKRKAIYKLYAQAFPNAYAIDNNKCLKFKNLANEKLCGKCIKVCQAGAINHHMEDQEQTIEVGSVLLVPGFETFDPEQLQLYQYGKLKNVVTSLEFERILSASGPFGGHLVRPSDHKEPQKIAWIQCVGSRNCRINHGYCSSVCCMYAIKQSVIAKEHAPYDLNTNIFYMDMRTYGKEFEKYYERAKKQYGVNFTRSRVYGCDPGENDNVLLRYALEDGTVVSEEFDMVVLSVGLEPNKKAVELAQKLGVELNQYNFAAVPQLTGVATNKPGIYVAGAFSGPRDIPETVMQASAAAGEIQKLLAEAKGSLSKVKEYPAQKDLAGEVVRTGVFVCHCGINIGSVVDVPSVAEYAKTLPGVVYATDKLYACSQDSSAQIKEAIEQYGLNRIVVASCSPRTHEPMFQETLKEAGLNPHLFEMANIRDHCSWVHQNEPAEATEKAKDLVKMAVKKAALLEPVQPITLPMNHDALVIGGGVAGLNAALNLADQGYQVYIVEKEAELGGIAKRIRFGMGGEDVQAYLGQLIDQVKNHANIKTYTNNQIADVKGFMGNYETTLTSGETIKHGVAIIATGAQEYKPEEYLYGHNTRVKTLLEIEGLVAEDKLKNSNNFVFIQCVGSRDDERPYCSRICCTKSIKLALKIKEQKPGANIYILYRDIRTYGYFEDLYTEARRKGIIFIRYSVDNKPVVENTAAGTKVTVVDHVLNRPVEIYADIIGLASAIVPNDNTGLSKLFKVPVNTEGFFLEAHLKLRPVDFGTDGVFMCGLAHGPKNLEENIAQAKAAAGRAATALAKENIETDGKAAVVNKRKCMACGVCVEVCPAKAANLVTDERGNTAADINPALCKGCGACSSSCRCGAINVKGCSNEQIMAMVQAVSW, from the coding sequence ATGACAAAGACCAATAAAACAGGGGCCGTGCTGGTAGTAGGCTCCGGCATAGCCGGCATACAGGCATCCCTAGACCTGGCTGAATCCGGTTACTATGTATACCTGGTGGAAAAAGAAGCAGCCATCGGGGGCACCATGCCCATGCTGGACAAAACCTTTCCCACCAACGACTGCTCCATGTGTATTCTATCTCCCAAACTGGTAGACTGCGGTAGACACCTAAACATCAACACCCTAACCAACACCGAAGTAACGGGTATCGAAGGTGAACCGGGCAACTTCAAAGTTACCCTAAAAACCAAAGCCCGTTACGTGGACCTGGACAAATGCACCGGCTGCGGTAGCTGCGCCGATGCCTGCCCGGTAAAAGTAGACGATGAATTCAACCAAGGCCTAGGCAAACGGAAAGCCATCTACAAACTCTATGCCCAAGCCTTCCCCAATGCCTATGCCATTGATAACAACAAATGCCTGAAATTTAAAAACCTGGCCAACGAAAAACTCTGCGGCAAATGCATTAAGGTTTGCCAGGCCGGTGCCATCAACCACCACATGGAAGACCAAGAACAAACCATCGAAGTGGGCTCTGTACTGCTGGTACCCGGCTTTGAAACCTTCGATCCAGAACAACTGCAACTATACCAATACGGCAAACTGAAAAACGTCGTTACCTCCTTGGAATTTGAACGGATTTTAAGCGCCTCCGGTCCCTTTGGCGGTCACCTGGTACGTCCCAGCGACCACAAAGAACCACAAAAAATCGCCTGGATCCAATGCGTGGGCTCCCGTAACTGCCGGATTAACCATGGCTACTGCTCCTCAGTATGCTGTATGTACGCCATCAAACAATCCGTCATAGCCAAAGAACACGCACCCTACGACCTCAACACCAACATCTTCTACATGGACATGCGGACCTACGGCAAAGAATTTGAAAAATACTATGAACGCGCCAAGAAACAATACGGCGTCAACTTCACCAGAAGCCGTGTTTATGGCTGCGACCCGGGAGAAAATGACAACGTGCTCCTGCGCTACGCCTTAGAAGACGGCACCGTAGTAAGTGAAGAATTCGACATGGTGGTTCTCTCGGTTGGTCTGGAACCCAACAAAAAAGCCGTAGAACTGGCCCAAAAACTGGGAGTGGAACTAAACCAATACAACTTTGCGGCAGTACCCCAACTAACGGGTGTAGCCACCAACAAACCCGGCATCTACGTAGCCGGTGCCTTTAGCGGTCCCCGTGACATTCCGGAAACCGTTATGCAAGCCAGCGCAGCAGCGGGAGAAATCCAAAAGTTACTGGCGGAAGCCAAAGGCAGCCTAAGCAAAGTAAAAGAATACCCGGCCCAAAAAGACCTGGCTGGGGAAGTGGTGCGCACCGGCGTATTTGTCTGCCACTGTGGTATCAACATTGGCAGCGTGGTAGACGTACCCAGCGTAGCAGAATACGCTAAGACCCTACCCGGGGTAGTCTACGCCACCGACAAACTCTACGCCTGCTCCCAAGACTCCAGCGCCCAAATAAAAGAAGCCATCGAACAATATGGCCTGAACCGCATCGTGGTGGCCTCCTGTAGTCCCCGTACCCACGAACCGATGTTCCAAGAGACCCTCAAAGAGGCAGGACTCAACCCGCACCTCTTTGAAATGGCCAACATCCGTGACCACTGCTCCTGGGTACACCAAAACGAACCGGCCGAGGCTACCGAAAAAGCCAAAGACCTGGTCAAAATGGCCGTTAAAAAAGCAGCCCTACTGGAGCCGGTACAACCCATCACCCTGCCCATGAACCACGACGCCCTGGTCATTGGCGGCGGTGTAGCCGGCCTCAACGCAGCCCTTAACCTGGCAGACCAAGGCTACCAAGTATACATCGTAGAAAAAGAAGCAGAACTGGGCGGCATTGCCAAACGCATCCGCTTTGGCATGGGCGGCGAAGACGTGCAAGCCTACCTTGGCCAACTAATTGACCAAGTGAAAAACCATGCCAACATCAAAACCTACACCAACAACCAAATTGCCGACGTAAAAGGCTTTATGGGCAACTACGAAACAACCCTGACCAGTGGCGAAACCATCAAACACGGCGTAGCCATCATCGCCACCGGTGCTCAAGAATACAAACCTGAAGAATACCTCTACGGCCACAACACCAGAGTAAAAACCCTGCTAGAAATAGAAGGACTGGTGGCCGAAGACAAACTGAAGAACTCCAACAACTTCGTATTTATCCAATGTGTAGGCAGTCGGGATGACGAAAGACCCTACTGCAGCAGAATCTGCTGCACCAAATCCATCAAGCTGGCCCTGAAGATAAAAGAACAAAAACCCGGCGCCAACATCTACATCCTCTACCGAGACATCAGAACCTACGGCTACTTCGAAGACCTCTACACCGAAGCCCGGCGGAAAGGAATTATTTTTATCCGCTACAGCGTAGACAACAAACCGGTGGTAGAAAACACTGCCGCCGGCACCAAAGTAACTGTTGTGGACCATGTACTGAATCGTCCGGTAGAAATCTATGCGGATATCATCGGCCTGGCCAGTGCCATCGTACCGAACGACAACACCGGACTTAGCAAACTCTTCAAAGTACCGGTGAACACCGAAGGCTTCTTCCTGGAAGCCCACCTCAAACTAAGACCGGTAGACTTTGGTACCGACGGCGTGTTCATGTGTGGCTTAGCCCACGGACCGAAGAACCTGGAAGAAAACATTGCCCAGGCCAAAGCAGCGGCTGGACGTGCAGCCACAGCCCTGGCCAAAGAAAACATCGAAACCGACGGCAAAGCAGCAGTGGTTAACAAACGGAAATGCATGGCCTGCGGCGTCTGCGTAGAAGTCTGCCCGGCCAAAGCGGCCAACCTGGTAACCGACGAAAGAGGCAACACCGCCGCCGACATCAACCCGGCCCTGTGCAAAGGCTGCGGCGCCTGCTCCTCCTCCTGCCGTTGTGGAGCCATCAACGTCAAAGGCTGCAGCAACGAACAAATCATGGCCATGGTGCAAGCTGTATCCTGGTAA
- a CDS encoding hydrogenase iron-sulfur subunit: MSAQEPKIVAFLCNWCSYAGADLAGVGRLQYPPNLRVVRVPCSGRINPLFIIGALRSGADAILTSGUHPGDCHYVSGNLVARRKFALIKNLLNYMGVEENRVNFTWVSASEGARFAELITDLTGKVKEMGPNTGLFRKAE, translated from the coding sequence ATGTCCGCACAAGAACCTAAAATTGTCGCGTTCCTATGCAACTGGTGCAGCTACGCCGGGGCAGACCTGGCAGGGGTAGGCCGCCTGCAATACCCCCCGAACCTGCGCGTAGTAAGAGTACCTTGCTCCGGACGCATTAACCCGCTCTTCATCATCGGAGCGCTGAGAAGCGGCGCCGATGCCATACTAACCTCTGGCTGACACCCCGGCGACTGCCACTATGTTAGTGGCAATCTGGTGGCCCGCCGTAAATTCGCGCTGATCAAAAACCTCCTAAACTACATGGGAGTAGAGGAAAACAGGGTCAACTTCACCTGGGTATCAGCGTCCGAAGGGGCAAGATTTGCAGAACTTATCACCGACTTAACCGGCAAAGTAAAAGAAATGGGCCCGAACACCGGGCTATTCCGCAAAGCAGAGTGA
- a CDS encoding 4Fe-4S dicluster domain-containing protein has translation MNTTEKIREIAKQLLTDKKVDLVVGFAQGSLPLRSTPYFARTPEQADNLIWSATCENNLANFVRKRSDKVAVIAKGCDVRAMVALIKEGQINKDNLTIIGVPCQGMIDRKQVCEAIGCQEILEATDNGNELILKGKGFEKTLAKEDVMFVSCKTCQYNTPVIFDELIGEALPGKEANYDDIAAFEALSPAERNAYIAKEMSKCIRCYACRQACPMCYCSECFVDCGAPAWIGKGAQRVDDNALFQTVRVLHLAGRCVDCGACERACPMGIKLSLLNRKMVKDVKELYGAEAGVNLTDPPALNTHKFEDKEDFML, from the coding sequence ATGAACACAACCGAAAAAATTAGAGAAATAGCCAAACAGCTACTGACAGACAAAAAAGTAGACCTGGTGGTGGGCTTTGCCCAGGGAAGTCTCCCCCTCCGCAGCACCCCGTACTTTGCGCGAACCCCGGAACAAGCCGACAACCTAATCTGGAGTGCCACCTGCGAAAACAACCTGGCCAACTTTGTGAGAAAACGTAGCGACAAAGTAGCCGTGATTGCCAAAGGCTGCGACGTGAGAGCCATGGTAGCGCTCATCAAAGAAGGCCAAATCAACAAAGACAACCTGACCATCATCGGCGTACCCTGCCAGGGCATGATTGACCGCAAACAAGTATGCGAAGCCATCGGCTGCCAAGAGATCCTGGAAGCCACCGACAATGGCAACGAACTAATCCTGAAAGGCAAAGGCTTTGAAAAAACCCTGGCTAAGGAAGACGTCATGTTCGTCTCCTGCAAAACCTGTCAATACAACACCCCGGTCATCTTCGACGAACTCATCGGCGAAGCCCTGCCGGGCAAAGAAGCCAACTATGACGATATAGCCGCCTTTGAAGCCCTTAGCCCGGCGGAAAGAAACGCCTACATTGCCAAAGAAATGAGCAAATGCATCCGCTGCTATGCCTGCCGTCAAGCCTGTCCCATGTGCTACTGCAGCGAATGCTTCGTAGACTGCGGAGCCCCGGCCTGGATTGGCAAAGGCGCCCAAAGAGTGGACGACAACGCCCTCTTCCAAACCGTGAGAGTACTCCACCTGGCTGGACGCTGTGTAGACTGCGGCGCCTGCGAGAGAGCCTGCCCCATGGGTATCAAACTCTCCCTGTTGAACCGTAAAATGGTCAAAGACGTCAAAGAACTCTACGGAGCAGAAGCCGGCGTTAACCTAACCGACCCACCGGCTCTTAACACCCATAAATTCGAAGACAAAGAAGACTTCATGCTATAG